The genomic region ATACCTACGCTTGTGTGTTAATTGTTTAGTATTAAACCAACTATTGTAACTGGGTAACTTCGAAGTATTTTAATATCTAGAGATCTCTTACTAGATAGACAGAACCCGGCAGGAAAGATTGCACATTGAACTTTGAAAAAAgattttggcttcgtagagcgttatctctgtcactcatacctatgtgacgttttgtcggttttaacgacagagacagcgctctaagaaaccgttatctctttctaaagttcgatgtttAATCTTTTCTGCCTAGTGCGTAAGTGCTCCCCTATTCACTTTTTTCTTACaacttttttatatatgtaggtagttataaataaacaaaacagcTTACCGTCCAAAGAAACCAGCGCATAATTCGTTTTCATATTTTCGACAACATTCCGTAAAATTTCTTGTTTCAATGTTTCCAAGTTGTTGTTCCTTAAATCGAGAACATTCAACTTTTGTATATCATCGAACACCCCGTCATCCAACACTCGTAACTTGTTATCGGCTAAAGAAAGTTTCTTGAGTTGAGTCAATCCACCGAAACCTCGTTCAGAGATAAATTCTATTTCGTTGCCATCCAAGTAAAGTTCCTGAAGGCTCCAAAGTTCCGCGAACGCCAAATCTCCTATCATCATCAATTTGTTGTTCCTCATGTCCAACATAATCAGATTCGATAGTCCCTGGAAGTTCTCTCTGACGACTACCGTCAACAGATTGCTGTTCAGATCCAATTTTATCAAATTATTCAAATGTTTAAAACATCCGTCGTGCAGCATGCTTATCGTATTCTTCGACAAATATAACCTCTGTAAATTCGGAAGAACGTAAAAAACGTCCCTTTGTAATTCCGATATCTGATTTTCTATCAGACTTACATTAGCGAGCAGTATTAGATGAGCGAACGCCATTCTTTCCAGCTTTgcgattttatttttctgtagcGTTATTTCTCTTAGTGTCGACGAATTTGTGAATGCGAACGATGGTATCGTGTTAATATTTGCGTATTGTATATTTAAATAGTTCAATCGATCGAGTCTAACAATAACCTTCGCCGGGATATATGTCAGCCCACCGTCGGCCCTCACATTAAACGTGAGCCTTTCTATTTTCGGTTGGGAGTAGAAATTCGACCAGAAAGGGTCGTCTTCGGCTATACCGCCGTTAAAAACCCAGCAGTCGGCTTTTGTAgctgtttttagtttaatattctcaCAGTAACAATGTACTTTGGATACCCGGTCCTGAATATCGCAAATGTTCACGTAATGCGAGTAGGGGGATTTTTCGGATTTCCATCTCCGTTTATCATTTTGACGACTCTCTGTCAAGTTTATCTCGACGGTCGCGAAGGCAATCATTAGGATTAGGTACTTGAAGTCCATATTTATTGCCCTTCACATCGAGGAAATCTGAAACAACGAAAAACGTATTAGGGATTTCCTTTTGTCTTGGATTTGTCATTTAGTTGGagtagggtttttaaaaattccgtaggaactttttgatttttcgggacttAAAGTAGCCTAGGTATATCGTCCTCTGAGTTGCAAGCTATATCTAtaccatatttcgtcaaaattggttatatggatggaccgtgaaagctagcagatagacagatagacacactttcgcattttattatattgatatGGATTTTTGTTACATGACGTATTAAAAAGTAAAGACACATTGAAAAGTAATTAATACAATTGGACGGTTTGGTCTGTCCTTTGAAAGACTGGGTATGCATCAAACATTATTGAAAGAGACGGATTTACTACGTTATACTacattagcttatgctcgcgacttcgtctgcgtggactgcaccaacttcaaacccctatttcaccctcttaggggttgaattttcaaaaatcctttcttagcagatgcctacgtcataatagctatctgcatgtcaaacttCAGCTCGATCAGTCCAataggttgagctgtgcgttgataaatcagtcagtctgtcctttaatatatattttagactagcgtatgctcgcgactttgtccgcgtgaactacacaaatttcaaacccctatttcacccccctagggggttgaattttctaaaatcctttcttagcgcattcCTATGTCAttatagttatctgcatgccaaatttcagcccgagcgtccagtagtttgagctgtgcgttgataaatcagtcagtcagtcagtcggtcacttTTTTCAGATTGATAAGTGCCTACATACCGCACTCTAGTATGAATATGTAGAATTTATTCGAAGCAAACACCGGTGAAATAAACACATAATCacgttaaataaatattaaatttaaccaTCATTTAATTCCCTTGTGCTTGTCAATTTTCATGCTAACGTTTTAATTGGTACAAATTAATAACGATCTGTTCGTACAACgtaatttatatgtatttatgagTACCTAGTTTCAAGTGTTGTTTTGTGCTTCatttacctaagtaattttTGTTGAACATACATTGTTCTGGTGTCCTCAGTTTgaggaagaaagaaagaatgtcGTGGACAAGCTGGGAGACGAGTTTGGGGTCGAAAGCCTCGTAAATACTATTCTGAGATGAGTCAGACCGCGGTAGTAATGGTTGGCCAACAGGGTGGGGACATTATTGCTTGGAGAAAGCAGGGGTTTTTAGTCGCTAGGACTTcggcactatgtccatgaggattttcgcctcctacgaaaaaaaaattgttttgatggGCAGGACATGTGCAGCGCATGGACGACACAAGATCCCGAAAAAGTTGTTGGTTAACAAATCAGAGGGCCCCGTAAAGACCGAGGAACAAATAGACATTTTAACCCGTTACGTACGATTGACTTAGTATTTAAGGCAATATGTAAAACGATTCAAACATACCAGTATTATGTAAAACGTATCAAACGATTCAAGAATctaataatagtaaaaatacATGGATTTGAATCggctctataatattatgtaaatccaATATTCTTGCCGTTTCCTCGGATTCGATTTTGAATACAACCTTACGTATTTT from Maniola hyperantus chromosome 16, iAphHyp1.2, whole genome shotgun sequence harbors:
- the LOC117989523 gene encoding connectin-like — translated: MDFKYLILMIAFATVEINLTESRQNDKRRWKSEKSPYSHYVNICDIQDRVSKVHCYCENIKLKTATKADCWVFNGGIAEDDPFWSNFYSQPKIERLTFNVRADGGLTYIPAKVIVRLDRLNYLNIQYANINTIPSFAFTNSSTLREITLQKNKIAKLERMAFAHLILLANVSLIENQISELQRDVFYVLPNLQRLYLSKNTISMLHDGCFKHLNNLIKLDLNSNLLTVVVRENFQGLSNLIMLDMRNNKLMMIGDLAFAELWSLQELYLDGNEIEFISERGFGGLTQLKKLSLADNKLRVLDDGVFDDIQKLNVLDLRNNNLETLKQEILRNVVENMKTNYALVSLDGNKLTCDCRLSWLHKLRNETRSKRVRASLDRLNCIMDIKLKANLGTIKTSKSDTNLKIIPVVNKKEDKIDEEEEFFDEDVNYDDAMQDQENGLDVSKIEYRRKLMEIPVDMLPCASKLGFEASYSPPTQDEVKYYKTSGSGKCLVSTLSLIALYTLAKIL